The following is a genomic window from Canis lupus dingo isolate Sandy chromosome 26, ASM325472v2, whole genome shotgun sequence.
tccacgctgtgtgaggggagcctgatgtagagactcgatctcatgaccatgGGATCACCACGTGAGCTTAAACCAAGTCCAGCTATTAACTGACTGTGTCaatcaggtgcccctgaaagccTTTGTTCTTATaacataagaaatatatactcattgtagcaaattttaaaagaaaattaatatccaGATGTTACTTCTGTTAACATGTGAGTATAGTCCTTCTGGCATTTtgcaaaaaattggaaacataCATTTTGTAACATTTTGTAGCCTGCTCTGTTGtgtttaacagctttattgagatatattccACATAACATACACAGGCTTTGCTTTTAACTTAATAGTGAAAGGTTAATCATAATTTAATGCAAATTTCTATTTGTTGAGCAAGGTGCTGAGATCTTTCATACACATCACCCCATTCAGTCCTCCCTAAAACCGTAGTAGGTAGGTACTAATATATTCTTTGTTctgagatgaagaaactgaggcacagaaaaggaaactaagagGTACCTGGCTTGCTGAGaaagtggagcatgcaactcttgatcttgactttatgtgtttgagccccatgttggacgtAGAAATTACATGAATAAAAAGGTGGGCAGGGGAAGCGATTTGTCCAGTAAAAGTAGCAGAACCAGGATTTTAATTAGGCCTTGTCTGAGAacataagttcttttttaaattaaaaatttttttttagaaatctctgtatccgggcagccccggtggcgcagcggtttagcgccgcctgcagcccagggcgtgatcctggagacccgagatcgagtcccacgtcaggctctttgtatgatgcctgcttctccctctgcctgtgtctctgcctctctctctctctctctctctctctctctgtgtgtgtgtctatcatgaataaataaataaaatcttaaaaaaaaagaaatctctgtatccaatatggggctcaagctcacaatcctaaggtcaagagttgcatgcttttctgactgagccagccaggtgccctgagaacaTGACTTCTTAACCATTTTGTTATTACTGCTCTGTGCCCAGCTGTGTGGGAATTCAGAAGAGtgaagaagaaaaggggagaggCTCTCCTGGAGCTCAGAGTGGAAACAAGGACATAGAATGGTCGTTACACATGGTACAGTGAGCTTAAACATCACCGAGGCTCCAGAGTAAGGGGGAATGATGTAATTAGGAAAGGCTGCCTGTAGGAGTGAGGACTGGGTGGGGGACGTGTAGACATAGATGGGCAACAGGGTGGGAAGGGCACTTCCAGCCGGGAGGGGCCAGCCTGAGCAAAGTCTTAGGTGCAGGTATGTGTATGACAACAAACAGGGCCCAGTAAGGGAAAATAATTGAGCACCAAGTTCTATGGGGATAAAGAGATGGATGATACCTGCAGCCTGCCTACCAAAAACTGCCCAGGGTGTTGGGggaaccaaagaaataaataatagttaccCTTCACTGTGCACACCCCACATTCCAGGTTCTCTACCTACGCTATCACATTTAAGTTCACAACAGTTCTGGAAGATTGGcagtttatacattttttcaataaatagagAAAGGAAGCCTGAAAGAGATAAGTGCCTTGCTGTAGGTCCTCTGAAGTAGGGAGGACAAGGGCCAAGAAAGTCAACCAAGGAGGCTCAGGGTCCAAATCCAGTGCTCTAACCTGCAAGCTACACTATCTGCCTGCTCTAACTGCCCCAAAGAGACAGAATTTCACATCCAGCCCCCTGCAAACCTCTAGCTGCACTACAACCAGAGATCTTTCTAGATTACGAAGCTAATCATCTCTATCCTAACTTTCAGATAAAATCTTAACTCAGCATGACCTGCAGGACCTTTTAAGTTCTTGCTCCCTCCACGCCTTCACACCTCCAGCCTTAAAGGCACCATTTGGAATTCCAGATCCAGTACCCTTATCTTTTCTCTGTGGTGATGTCTGCTGGGAAAACTCTTCTTATCTCCCTCCTCATCCAAATTTGTCCCTGACTTAGTCATATTTATTGGAAGGAACCATGACTTAGATGTCATCTCCTACAGAAAGACTTCTCAGATTGCCCCTCTATAATCCAGGCCCTTCTGCTCTGCTTCCATGACCCTATACCCTTTCTCCTAATCAGGgcaataataatagttaacaatTTTTGAGCGTTCACTTTGTGTTAAGGTTACTTGAGTTATTGAAGCAGTATCACATAGTAATTAAACATGCaaacgtgggatccctgggtggcgcagcggtctggcgcctgcctttggcccggggcgcgatcctggagacccgggatcgagtcccacgtcgggctcctggtgcatggagcctgcttctcctctgcctgtgtctctgcctcattctctctctctctgtgactatcacaaataaaaaaaaacaaaaaaaaaaacatgcaaacgTTAAGGCTAGAttttctggatttgaatcctggctcaaTCAATCACTTAGAGGGCTGTGAAACTTAGGCAAATGACTTAACCTCcctttgtacctcagtttcctcatctgcaaaacaggaaTAAGAATAGCACCTATCTCATAGGACTGTTGTACATGTGAAGGGCCCAGTACAtggtaagtgcttaataaatgttagctaataACTATTATTCTGTTAATAACTCTGATTCACAGGTGGAGAATCTAAGGCGTAATATGACTTCCCCTTGATTACATAGGTGAGTAGCAGAAGTGAGACTTGAACTTGACACCAAGATCCATGCTGCACTGCCTCCCATTGTAGAACCCAGCGTGCTGGTTGTAATAACTGCCTACTTTTCAGTCTTTCCCTCTAGACTGGGTGTTCCATGAGGGTCAGTTCTGTCACCCTCGTCCAAGGACATAGTTGAGACCCTAATTAAATGAACTAATGATGCTGAACAGCTCAGATAAGTTATTCAGAAGATGGAGGTGGTAGTCATAACACCCTGGCTTCCCCTGCAGTGTGCTTGGAAAAATGTTTCAGTGCTTTCTCGTAGGATTAGTCTCTTAgcagacaaatatttattggttccTGGAGGTGCTCTTATTGGGAAAAACCATGTTAGGAATAGCAGGCAGGATACCCCCAGATAAGCTTTTCCCTAAGCAAGCCCTGTCCTTGGCTAGGCAGCCTCCCCCAGTCTGACAACAATGCCTCCCCTCATCAGCCGCCCCCAGGATTGGGATGTCCACCTGCCAGCTCCCTGCTTCAAGGAAATAGAGCATCAGAGACCTTAGTGGCTTCAACATGAGAATAAACATCAACAGCTGCCAGGGAGGATGACGTCAAATCCAGGCCTGGCTGGCCATGGCCTTGGggaggctccctgcacagagagGCCTGGTGCCCTGGGGGTCACTGTGAGAGGCAGCACAAGCTGAGAACTGCCAGTTCAGTACCCTGAGGACACATTTGATGGTTCTGTCCATTCTCAAGGACCCCATAacttgaaagatttttctttccaaaccCACTGATGTCAGAAATCAAACagttattccttttcttttcagagCCTCAGATCAGCATGAACTCTTGGGCTTGATATCATTTCACCTAAAGCAAAGCCTCTATGCCTTTGAGGTTAAAAGAACTGGCTTGAGTCCCAAACTGCCTGGGTCCACCACTTGTCTAAATTAGTTCTGACTCTGGGCAATTTCCTACACCTCccagagtctcagtttccttctgtGAAAAGTGGGTAGAATAGTATCTAATTCACAGGATCTTGGTTGGGATTAATGTGTATTCAGTGAATACCTATCATGGGCCAAGTACTGAGGTCATACTGGTGAACAAAACATAGTCCTTGCTCCATGGTGTTTGGTGAAGGAAAACAGACAATAaagcaattaatatttaatacagcAGATGGTGGTAAGTGCCATGAAGATAGATAAGGCACAGCAGGAGGATAAAGTGTCAGAGTGGGATGGAGTCATTTCACTTCTGGGTGGTCTGGGAAGGCCTTTCTGCTGAGATGACTTCTGAGTAGACCCCTGAGTGAAATGAAGAAGTAATTCATGGGGCCATCAGGGAGAAAACTCTTCTACGCAGAGAAATGAGCATGTGCAGCAGTCCTGAGGCAGAGGCATGCATGGCATGTCCAAGGAAAGGCAAGAAAGCCAATGTAGCTGGAGTGAAATGGGCAAGAGGTAGGGAGAAAGTATGGTGTGAGAGAGGTGGCCGGGGGTAGGGTGTATAGGACTAGCCTATTCTAAGGACTTGGGTATTTACTCTGAATGAGATGGAAGCCATGGAAGGATTTCGAGCCAGAGAGGAAGATGATCTGACAGACTTTAAAGAATCCctctagggggcacctgggtggctcagcggttgggtgtcgcttcggctcagggcgcgatcctagagtcctgggatggggtcccacatcaggctccccgcatggagcctgcttctccctcggcctgtgtctctgcctctctctctgtgtgtgtctctcatgaataaataaataaaatcttttttttttttttttttttttttttaagaatccttCTGATTGCCATTTAGGCAATAGACTGTAGGGGGACCAGGTGGCAGGAAGACAAGTCAGGGAGGCCATGGTGGTTGTCTAGGTGAGAGGTGAGGACATCTTTGATCAGACTGGTAACAATGGGGAGTAGGAAATGGTCAGATTCTGGATGTGCCTGAAGGAAGAGCTGGCAGGATTTGTTGATGGACTGgatataaagtgtgtgtgtgtgtgtgtgtgtgtgtgtgtgtgtgtgaaagagagagagagagaagaatcaaaGATGACTCCCAAGTGTTTAACTTGAAGAATGGAGTGATCAGTTAGTGAGGTGGAGAGGGCAATTTGTGTAAAGTCCTTACCATGGATATGGGCACAAAataaatgcccaataaatattagctattctttttattgatgattttgGGTTCCTGGGTTGTCCAAACTCAAACACCTGAGGCTTCAGAAATGTTGAGCATACCTGGCAATAACATCATAAGCATCATGCTCAAGTATGTGCTGTGAGCCAAGCACATGATAGAATCTTTACTTAGCAGTACCACACTGCGAAGTGTACAAAAGCCctatgagaaaatgaatatttgttgaatctttaatatatttcagacatttttctttttaaaaaagattttatttatttattcatgagagacacagagtaggagagaggcagagacacaggcagagagagaagtaggctccatgcaaggaacacgatgtggaacttgataccgggactccaggatgatgccctgggtcgaaggcaggtgccaaactgctgagccacccaggcatcccagacatttttcatttaatcctttctCCACCACTAGAATGTAAGTTAAATGAGAGAGATCTTACACCTGGAGTTCCTACCACCCatggctggcacatagtaggcaccttagttaatatttattaaatgaaatctCATTATTATATTATAGGTGGAGGCTGAGTAACTTCCCAAAGTAGAGCTGGgttctgataaatatttattagataaagggatgaataaatgggtattacattcccattttagagaagaGTAAACAGTTGGTGGCAAACCGAAGATTTGAACCTAGGATTTCCTGATCCTTGAGCTTGGACCCTTTCCATGGCCATACTATGGAGCCTCATGTACCATTTGGCTGTGTTTGAGGATGTCTAGGGATTTGACAATCTTGATGTATCACATGGCGTACCATAATATGTAAAAACCCAGCctaagcccgggtggctcaggggttgagcgctgcctttggcccagggcctgatcctggagacccgggatcgagtcccacgtccggctccctgcatggagcctgcttctccctctgcctgtgtctctgcctctctctctctctctctctctgtgtgtctctcatgaataaatgaaatcttaaaaaaaaaaaaaaaaaacccggccTACTCAGAGAAAGGGAGATCTAATGCGACATCAGATTGTAACTCTCTGGTAGCATGACCCTAAATTTTTGTCTTCGTGAAACTGCATAGCCTTACAacatttattttaccttatttgcccaaagtcacagggTGTAAGGAATGGAAACAAAATGTGAATCTAGTCTTCCCACACTGGAGTTCTTGTTTGTTCCCCTACTCTgggttcgtttgtttgttttttagattttatttattcatgacacacagagaaaggcagagacacaggcagagggagaagcgggctctatgcggggagcctgatgaaggactcatcccaggaccccagggatcatgacctgagccaaaggcagatgttcaaccactgagccacccaggtgcccctaattttaatttttaaaactgtctttaGAGGAgtagaagggagaaaaaggaagaagtgggggaagggggctTGAAGAGACAAAACAGATGTTAATTTTTGCTTCGAGTTTCAATGGAGAGAAGGCTAACATGACTAAAGAAGCCAAAAGTTAAGGATGTTGAGGCGGAATTAAAATCCAGATTTtcgggcagcggtttagcgccagcggtttagcgccgcctggaGCCcggggtgttatcctggagacccgggatcgagtcccgcgtcgggcttcctgcatggagcctgcttccccctctgccctgtgtctctgcctctgtcttgctctctctgaataaataaataaatctttaaaaaataaaataaaatccagattttctGGATTCCAAGGGCTCCTCCTGGTTCCCGTTgctactcattcattcactcactcattcatttgtattGAGTCCCTGCAATTCCAGGCTCTGGGAAGGCTGCTATGGAAAACTGTGGTATCACAGAGTTCATATTCTAGTAGGAGAGACAAACATAATAACGATGACGACGATTGTGTCAAGTGCGATGAAAAATGACGTCACAGGAGGGGGAGGAACGGGGTGGTCTGAGCTCGGAACCTCCAGCTGCTGTCCGCAGACTCCAACTAAGACACAGCTTCCGGACGCCGGAGCGCCCTCCATAAATCCCCCTTTCGTACTTATCCTCGCCTCGCCTCACCAGGGTGGGAACAGTaggaggaggaggtgcagagCGCATGCTCCCTCAAAACTGGTGGCTCTGAGGATTTTAACTGGGACTCCGACGGCCGGGAGGATAGTACGCAGGCTACTTGCGTTAAGGCTCCGCCCAATAGGAGCTTGCTTTTGGGTTGTggtcccacccccagcccattTTCCACTTCCGCTTCCGGCGTTGAGGCTGTCCAGGTCGATAATGGCGTCGGCGGCGGCTGTGTTCCGGCTCTCTGGGCTGCTAGGTCGGTCCGGAGCACCCCTGGGGCGGTCCATGTCGAGCGGCGCCCACGGCGAGGAGGGCTCAGGTACTGGAGCTGCGGTTGGCGGGGCGGGCCTCAGCCCCACTCGAGCGAGGCAGGGCAGGACTGTGACCTTGGCTTGAGGACTTGGAGTGGGGGAGGCGAGCCTCGGGCTGGGTCCCCACACCAGGCCTAAGAGTCGTGCCCCCTCCACAGCTCGCATGTGGAAGGCCCTCACCTACTTCGTAGCGCTCCCTGGCGTGGGAGTGAGCATGCTGAACGTCTTCCTGAAGTCGCATCACGGAGAGCACGAGAGACCTGAGTTCATCGCCTACCCCCATCTCCGCATCAGGTCCAAGGTACGCCTTTGTAGGCTTTCGAGTATCCGTTCTCCTTTTATTACAAATGCCTAGTCCAAGTTCTTAATTCTCTATGATCGTGTACAATTTATCATATAAttcttacaaatttttattttctccggTTTTATGGGAAAGTAACAGCCTTGGGGGGGGtcacatctgttttctttttcaaggtcatACAATAAGAGtccttcagttttccttttctgatcCATCCCATCTCTGCTTTCTGATACTGTCCCGAAACGGTTGTCGGTTGTATGAGACTTGGATGTTTGGGAATCTCCCTTAAAGTGGCAAAATGGGAACGTGGTTTACCCTTCTACGACCTGGGCATCTGGCAGGTACTAGCTGCATAATGAGGAAACTAACAGCTTTTCCTATTCCGACCTCTGCTAGTTATTTTCTCAAGTGTTTTATCCTTGCTGTTGATGTAGATGCAATGCATTTGTTTTCCATTGCTTGTTGTAAGTATTCTTAACAAGAGGCCCGTCTGGCTCTTTAATAAGTATTACATGACTTAGAGGAGATGGGACTGGCCTTATAACAACTTAAGCTAGATTCTTAgattctgaaagaattttttgAGTCTGAGCCCCACTCCCACCTTTGTACAATAGATGTAAAAACCATATAGCAGGGTTATCAGTCTcagtactattgacatttggggctggataattcttgTTGGGGCAAGGGGCTATCCTGTGAGTCCTGGGATATTTAACAGCATCCTCAACCTTTGCCCACTGGATGTGCTGTCTCAGATGTCTCCAGATACTGCCCAATGTCCTTGGAGGAGCAAAATCCACGGTTGGAAACCACTGCCCTATAGCATTGTTTTTCAAAGACAGTGAGCAAAAACATTGAgggtgaggtgcctgggtggctcagtgggttaagttaGATACAATTCAGGtgattccctgctcagtaggaaatctgcttcttctcctccctttgcccctcccctctgctcatgctctctcgttTTCtgtctcaaatctttaaaaaaaaaaaattgaggagggTAGGTTGCAGTTTCCAATCCAGAGGTTTATTTTAGGTCTGGAATAAAGCCCAGAAGTCTGCATTTAAGTAAGCATCTCCTCTCATTTACCTACCTCTACCATTCTGATACAGATCATGTGTGGATTATACTTTCATAAACATTGCACTGATAGGCTAATTGCCAGGGAGAGGCTTATGAATAATGAACTTGAGGTTGCTTTTCCTACTGTCTACTTTAAAGGCTCTCCTGGAAGTTATAAGAGCTCCATTAAATTACAGGAAGGCTGAAATACGCCAGTAGTTAAAGGActaattaccattttgttgttaTGTATTGTCTGTCACTTCCCCTTTATCTTAAGCAGTTCATGGCAGTGCTGTTTATGAATTCTTTTCTGGAATTGCTAATTGACATCTTCACTCCACAGCCCTTTCCCTGGGGAGATGGTAATCATACTCTATTCCATAACTCTCACGTGAATCCACTTCCAACTGGCTATGAAGATGAATAAACAGAACCTGGACCACCACCCAGTGGGGACCACAGGACTGGTTTGGACCATGACTGCACACGGACCAGAAAAGTATATGGGACCTTAAGCTTACCTTCCTTACTTTGATGACCAGTATACTGATCCTCCATCCTTTTGCTTATGGCAGGAGATggcttaaataaataacttagatTGGTCCATGATCTGAGAGttgtattctttgtttttccctccaaaaTCAGCATTAAGGTTATTTTTATGTAATGAAGGTTTATGGCTGCTGCATACAGGCCTCTGGATAACATTGTTTATAACAGGCTTGTCCTTGGTTTCTTATGTCTGGGGGTGGGTAAAGCAAAGGGACCATAAGTGGAGCTAATTTAAGTATCAAGATTGGGTCCTGACAGACTTTGGATGACAAAAATATTGAGTGGCCGCCAGTAGAATATGTGCAATTTACAGAAAAGGGTATCTTGGATTTTCCAGAGGAAATACTTTCTGTGTCCTAGCTTTCTCTTGTCCCATTATACCAGCATTTGCTGAAGAATACTCCCTATAGTCAGGTAATTGTCTCCAAAAGTGTCAAGTTCTCATCTTGGAGTCTTCTCTCAGCACCCTGAAGGGTGAAAGGATTAGGAACTCTTGGAGAAATAAAGGCAGTATGACACATTTCTCCATATAGCATTAGCTTTATTTGTTTC
Proteins encoded in this region:
- the LOC112676672 gene encoding cytochrome c oxidase subunit 6A1, mitochondrial isoform X1; translation: MASAAAVFRLSGLLGRSGAPLGRSMSSGAHGEEGSARMWKALTYFVALPGVGVSMLNVFLKSHHGEHERPEFIAYPHLRIRSKPFPWGDGNHTLFHNSHVNPLPTGYEDE
- the LOC112676672 gene encoding cytochrome c oxidase subunit 6A1, mitochondrial isoform X2, yielding MASAAAVFRLSGLLGRSGAPLGRSMSSGAHGEEGSARMWKALTYFVALPGVGVSMLNVFLKSHHGEHERPEFIAYPHLRIRSKVIQ